A stretch of the Bacteroidales bacterium genome encodes the following:
- the rplI gene encoding 50S ribosomal protein L9: MEIILKQDVENLGHKNDIVTVKDGYANNYLIPKGMAITATPSARKMYEEIARQRAHKEQQEKEKAEELAKKLEGLNLVIGAKTSSKGKIFGSVNTLQIAEELKKQGIEVDRKNIEIKDEPIKEVGTYTATVKLHRDVSEDITFEVKGE, translated from the coding sequence ATGGAAATCATACTAAAACAAGACGTTGAGAATTTGGGTCATAAGAACGACATTGTGACTGTTAAGGATGGATATGCCAATAATTATCTTATACCTAAAGGAATGGCTATAACGGCCACACCTTCTGCCAGGAAGATGTATGAAGAAATTGCCAGGCAAAGGGCACATAAAGAACAACAGGAAAAAGAGAAGGCAGAAGAGTTGGCAAAGAAACTGGAAGGTTTGAATCTGGTTATTGGTGCTAAAACCAGTTCAAAAGGAAAGATCTTTGGTTCGGTGAATACCCTTCAGATAGCTGAAGAACTTAAGAAGCAGGGAATTGAAGTTGACAGAAAGAATATTGAGATCAAAGATGAACCCATTAAAGAAGTAGGTACTTATACGGCTACTGTAAAACTTCACCGGGATGTAAGCGAAGATATAACCTTTGAGGTTAAGGGAGAATAA
- a CDS encoding DNA polymerase III subunit gamma/tau encodes MQNFVVSARKYRPTTFDTVVGQSSITTTLKNAIRNNHVAQAYLFCGPRGVGKTTIARIFAKTINCQNLGEDLQPCDECESCKAFNQHRSTNIHELDAASNNTVDNIRSLIDQVRIPPQLGKYSIYIIDEVHMLSASAFNAFLKTLEEPPPHAIFILATTEKHKIIPTILSRCQIFDFNRIKVEEMVQFLERISQKEGVQYERDALTIIAQKADGAMRDALSIYDQVVSFSDDQITYPKVIENLNVLDFDYYFRLTDAFMEGNHAEALVIFNEILEKGFDAHQFINGLSKHFRDLLITKDEKTLELLEVGAGIREKYKDQSSRASVDFLIRALNVVNQYDVSYRTSMNQRLHVELAMIDLCNLDSAKKKAPEERESGGEVEKKDVTEGKKSEKIKESLNKKAQKTQPSEESHQSQQPVSFSINSALKKDKGSHTETGETQTKSSEQQDAEAKSTSQSPDQTVEEGEALNQSDLEKAWQEFAESYREKPRIYNMLLSRKPTLDEDLNVKFYLENELQKAQLERIYNELLFYLKKELGNNSIHIQAELIKEDHDTSSRKLYTDEEKYSHLEKKNQNLRKLRQDFDLDFD; translated from the coding sequence ATGCAGAATTTCGTTGTTTCAGCAAGAAAGTACAGACCGACAACATTTGATACAGTTGTCGGGCAGTCGTCTATCACCACAACCTTAAAAAATGCCATCCGGAACAATCATGTGGCGCAGGCTTATTTATTTTGTGGACCAAGGGGAGTTGGGAAGACCACCATAGCCAGAATTTTTGCCAAAACCATCAACTGTCAGAATCTGGGTGAAGATCTTCAGCCTTGTGATGAATGTGAATCCTGCAAGGCATTCAACCAGCACCGCTCCACCAATATCCATGAATTAGACGCAGCTTCCAATAATACAGTGGACAACATCCGTTCGCTCATCGATCAGGTTAGAATTCCGCCACAGTTAGGCAAATACAGCATCTATATCATTGATGAGGTACACATGCTTTCCGCCTCTGCTTTTAATGCTTTCCTGAAAACCCTGGAAGAGCCCCCGCCGCATGCCATTTTCATATTGGCAACCACTGAAAAACACAAGATTATTCCTACCATTCTGAGCCGTTGCCAGATCTTTGACTTCAACCGGATTAAAGTGGAGGAGATGGTTCAGTTTCTCGAGCGTATTTCTCAGAAAGAAGGCGTTCAGTATGAAAGGGATGCATTGACCATAATCGCCCAGAAGGCCGATGGCGCTATGCGTGATGCTTTGTCTATATATGATCAGGTAGTTAGTTTTTCAGATGACCAGATTACCTACCCGAAGGTCATTGAAAATTTGAACGTTTTGGATTTTGACTACTATTTCCGTTTGACAGATGCTTTTATGGAAGGCAATCATGCGGAAGCCCTGGTGATTTTTAATGAGATCCTTGAAAAGGGATTTGATGCCCATCAGTTTATTAATGGGCTGAGCAAGCATTTCCGTGATCTTTTGATTACCAAAGATGAAAAAACGCTCGAACTTTTGGAGGTTGGAGCAGGAATCAGGGAGAAGTATAAAGATCAGTCATCCAGAGCTAGCGTGGATTTCCTTATCCGGGCTTTGAATGTGGTGAACCAATATGATGTGAGTTATCGTACCAGCATGAATCAGCGTCTTCATGTAGAACTGGCCATGATTGATCTGTGTAATCTGGACAGCGCAAAAAAAAAAGCACCTGAAGAACGGGAGTCAGGCGGGGAAGTAGAGAAAAAAGATGTAACGGAAGGTAAGAAAAGCGAAAAGATTAAGGAGAGCCTTAACAAGAAGGCTCAAAAAACTCAACCATCAGAGGAATCTCATCAGAGCCAACAGCCGGTGTCATTTTCCATTAACAGTGCCTTGAAGAAGGATAAAGGCAGTCATACAGAAACCGGCGAAACGCAAACGAAATCCTCCGAACAACAGGATGCTGAAGCAAAAAGTACTTCACAATCTCCTGACCAAACGGTTGAGGAAGGAGAGGCACTGAATCAGTCTGATCTGGAGAAAGCCTGGCAGGAATTTGCCGAAAGTTATAGAGAGAAACCCAGAATATACAACATGCTGCTTTCCAGAAAACCCACATTAGATGAGGATTTAAACGTAAAGTTTTATCTGGAGAACGAGCTGCAAAAAGCACAGTTAGAACGAATCTACAATGAATTGCTTTTTTACCTGAAGAAAGAGCTGGGCAATAACAGCATACATATTCAGGCAGAATTAATTAAGGAGGATCACGATACCAGTAGCCGAAAACTCTATACGGATGAGGAAAAGTACAGCCATCTGGAAAAGAAGAATCAAAACCTGCGTAAATTGAGACAGGATTTTGATCTTGATTTTGATTGA
- the mnmA gene encoding tRNA 2-thiouridine(34) synthase MnmA, which produces MSKTVVVGLSGGVDSSIAAYLLKKEGYEVKGLFMKNWEDQQGVLTSSCHWEDDLRFAEMTAKKLEIPLHFVDFSKEYREKVVNYMFAEYKRGRTPNPDVLCNREVKFDLFAREAEKLGSDYIATGHYCKKKSTEQNGKTIHSLLAGIDDNKEQSYFLCQISQQQLARALFPLGDLYKSQCRELAASLGLPTADRRDSQGICFVGKVDLPQFLQQKLAPKRGNIIKIPLKPLREEKLETPPDNLRMLCRAYDFRKIGGKKVGEHQGAHYFTIGQRKGLNVGGTKEPLYVLATDTENNIVYVGEGKNHPGLYRKGLFIERIDIHWLRPDLQLQPGEEQIMDFRIRYRQPLQKGKLLMKEEGAYIIFDQPQRGVTPGQFAVWYVDGELLGSGVIA; this is translated from the coding sequence ATGAGTAAAACAGTGGTTGTTGGTCTGTCAGGCGGGGTAGATTCCAGCATAGCTGCATACCTTCTTAAAAAGGAAGGATATGAGGTGAAAGGATTATTTATGAAAAACTGGGAAGATCAGCAGGGTGTATTGACAAGCAGTTGTCACTGGGAAGATGACCTGAGATTTGCGGAGATGACTGCCAAAAAACTGGAAATACCTTTGCATTTCGTGGATTTCAGCAAAGAATACCGGGAAAAGGTTGTGAATTATATGTTCGCAGAGTACAAAAGGGGAAGAACCCCAAATCCTGATGTACTATGCAACAGGGAAGTTAAATTTGACCTTTTCGCGCGGGAAGCCGAAAAGCTGGGCAGCGATTATATTGCTACGGGTCATTATTGCAAAAAAAAGAGTACAGAGCAGAACGGAAAAACGATTCACTCCCTCCTTGCAGGAATCGATGACAATAAGGAGCAGAGCTACTTTCTCTGTCAGATATCTCAGCAGCAGCTTGCCAGAGCATTATTTCCCCTGGGGGATCTATATAAATCGCAGTGCAGGGAACTGGCCGCATCACTGGGACTTCCAACAGCAGACCGCAGAGACTCTCAGGGCATTTGCTTTGTGGGGAAGGTAGACCTGCCGCAGTTTCTTCAGCAAAAGCTGGCTCCCAAAAGAGGCAACATCATAAAAATTCCTTTGAAACCGCTCCGTGAAGAAAAGCTGGAGACCCCACCCGATAATTTGCGCATGCTTTGCCGGGCTTATGACTTTAGAAAGATCGGAGGAAAAAAGGTGGGCGAGCACCAGGGTGCCCATTATTTCACCATTGGTCAGAGAAAAGGCCTGAATGTGGGCGGTACCAAAGAACCGCTTTATGTATTGGCCACAGATACGGAAAACAATATTGTATATGTAGGTGAAGGAAAAAACCACCCAGGGCTCTATAGAAAGGGCCTTTTTATTGAAAGGATTGACATTCATTGGTTAAGACCCGATCTACAACTGCAACCGGGAGAAGAACAAATTATGGATTTCAGGATTCGTTACCGACAGCCGCTCCAAAAAGGAAAGCTTCTCATGAAAGAAGAGGGTGCGTACATTATATTTGATCAACCCCAACGTGGTGTCACCCCCGGCCAATTTGCAGTTTGGTATGTCGACGGGGAGCTTTTGGGTTCGGGAGTAATAGCTTAA
- a CDS encoding glutathione peroxidase — MKTLLITIFAMLIAFSGHSQDEKKLENKNFHDFIVEDIDGNTLDLSNLKGKKVLVVNTASECGYTPQYEGLQNLYEKYGNEDFTVIGFPANNFANQEPGSDEEIKQFCKKNYGVTFPMMSKISVKGEDQHPVYKWLTMAKFNGEMDSNVQWNFQKYLINENGELVDVLYSKTKPNDKKILSWIEGD; from the coding sequence ATGAAAACTTTATTAATTACAATTTTTGCCATGTTAATCGCATTTTCCGGTCATTCGCAAGATGAAAAGAAGCTCGAAAATAAGAATTTTCACGACTTTATCGTCGAGGACATCGACGGCAACACGTTAGACCTTTCAAACCTGAAAGGCAAGAAAGTGCTTGTGGTAAACACCGCTTCAGAATGTGGATACACCCCACAATATGAAGGTTTGCAAAACTTATATGAAAAATATGGCAATGAAGACTTTACAGTAATCGGTTTTCCTGCCAACAATTTTGCCAACCAGGAACCCGGGTCGGATGAGGAGATCAAGCAGTTCTGCAAGAAAAATTACGGAGTTACCTTTCCCATGATGTCAAAGATCTCGGTAAAAGGGGAAGATCAGCATCCTGTTTACAAGTGGCTTACTATGGCAAAATTTAACGGAGAAATGGACAGCAATGTGCAATGGAATTTTCAGAAATATTTGATCAATGAAAACGGGGAACTGGTAGATGTGCTGTATTCCAAAACCAAACCAAACGATAAAAAAATTCTTTCATGGATTGAGGGAGATTAA
- the rpsR gene encoding 30S ribosomal protein S18, whose amino-acid sequence MAQQNQSEVRYLNPPAIDIRKKKFCWFRRHKIKYVDYKNPDFLKKFLNEQGKILPRRITGTSQKYQRRVTRAVKRARHLALLPYVTDMLK is encoded by the coding sequence ATGGCACAACAAAATCAGTCAGAAGTAAGATATCTCAATCCTCCGGCAATTGATATCAGGAAAAAGAAATTTTGCTGGTTCAGAAGGCACAAAATAAAATATGTGGATTATAAGAATCCTGATTTTCTGAAAAAGTTTTTAAATGAACAGGGTAAAATACTCCCGAGAAGAATTACCGGCACGTCACAGAAATATCAGCGCAGGGTGACCAGAGCTGTTAAGCGTGCCCGTCATTTGGCGTTGTTGCCCTATGTAACCGATATGTTAAAATAA
- a CDS encoding 30S ribosomal protein S6 yields MVKHYETVFIATPVLSEDQMKEAVEKFRNILRKNNAEIVHEEDWGLRKLAYPIEKKSTGFYHLIEYEAEGETIENLEIEFKRDERILRFLTVKMDKYAVEYAEKKRREKSTETQKGSEQKTKEE; encoded by the coding sequence ATGGTAAAACATTATGAAACCGTTTTCATTGCAACTCCCGTTTTGTCTGAAGATCAGATGAAGGAAGCGGTTGAAAAGTTCAGGAACATCCTCCGGAAAAATAATGCAGAGATTGTTCATGAAGAAGATTGGGGCCTGAGAAAACTGGCTTATCCCATCGAAAAAAAGTCAACCGGTTTTTATCATTTGATTGAATATGAAGCAGAAGGAGAGACAATTGAGAATCTTGAAATTGAGTTTAAGCGTGATGAGCGTATACTTCGCTTTTTAACCGTTAAAATGGATAAATACGCTGTTGAATACGCCGAAAAGAAACGCAGGGAAAAAAGTACCGAGACCCAAAAAGGTAGTGAACAAAAAACAAAGGAGGAATAA
- a CDS encoding branched-chain amino acid aminotransferase — protein sequence MSNIDWSNLPFGYHKTEYNIRCYFSDGEWGELEVSSSEYLNIHMAATALHYGQQVFEGMKAYRGKHGDIRIFRWEENLKRMQRSARGILMEPVPKKIFREAIFKAVKLNEKWLPPYGTGAALYIRPLLLGSGAEIGVKPTEEYLFMVFVTPVGPYFKEGFNPIKIAIVRDSDRTAPLGTGMYKVGGNYAASLPGINRAKSEGYTQPLYLDAKEKKYIDEIGAANFFGIKDNTYITPDSGSILPSITNKSIMEMAPDLGLKVEKRPVPVEELSSFEEVGACGTAAIIAPIGEIKDLNEGHTYTYSKDGKPGPISTKLYKKLLAIQYGEEEDPYGWVESLE from the coding sequence ATGAGCAATATAGACTGGAGCAACTTACCATTTGGCTATCATAAAACGGAGTATAACATCCGTTGCTATTTTAGTGATGGAGAATGGGGAGAGTTGGAAGTTTCCTCTTCCGAGTATCTGAATATCCACATGGCGGCCACTGCTTTGCACTATGGGCAGCAGGTCTTTGAGGGAATGAAGGCATATAGGGGGAAACATGGGGATATCAGGATCTTTCGATGGGAAGAAAATCTTAAAAGAATGCAAAGATCGGCCCGGGGGATACTCATGGAACCTGTGCCTAAAAAGATATTCAGGGAAGCCATATTCAAGGCTGTTAAATTAAATGAAAAATGGTTGCCTCCCTATGGAACTGGCGCGGCGTTGTATATCCGGCCATTATTGCTTGGCTCCGGTGCTGAGATTGGGGTAAAACCTACAGAAGAATATTTATTTATGGTATTTGTAACCCCTGTGGGTCCCTATTTTAAGGAGGGATTCAACCCCATCAAAATTGCCATAGTCAGGGATTCAGACCGAACTGCACCTTTAGGTACCGGTATGTATAAGGTAGGCGGAAATTATGCTGCCAGTCTGCCGGGTATCAACAGAGCCAAGAGCGAAGGATACACCCAGCCCCTTTATCTGGACGCCAAAGAAAAGAAATATATTGATGAGATAGGAGCTGCCAATTTTTTCGGTATCAAGGATAATACATACATTACACCGGACTCCGGTTCTATATTGCCTTCGATTACCAATAAGAGTATCATGGAAATGGCCCCTGACCTGGGATTGAAAGTGGAAAAAAGGCCTGTGCCGGTAGAAGAGCTGAGTTCTTTTGAAGAGGTAGGTGCCTGCGGCACTGCGGCCATCATTGCACCTATTGGAGAGATCAAGGATTTGAATGAAGGACATACTTATACTTACTCAAAAGACGGTAAACCGGGACCCATCTCTACCAAATTATACAAGAAACTGCTGGCCATTCAGTATGGTGAGGAAGAAGATCCCTATGGCTGGGTGGAAAGCCTGGAATAA
- a CDS encoding substrate-binding domain-containing protein produces the protein MNKLITFYMARSLLVFYLSFISLGFIRCGTGTVSEKSKDAGKEADTIQYSINLSDIKIGYVTPSLNAPFYVVLSQYIEEYSKRYGMNFVMADGQDDIIQQITSMEDLLTTGVDVLILNPLDHKALVPAVNSAAESGVPVFIVDSRIDPDAKYITSVQASNEGNGELIGEWVVNQMSGKDINLAMISGSQGNPVGREKRLGFVRGFVETQLITQGNADLKIVFQGWGNWTHIGGLEAMEDILVSHPNVNLLVAENDAMGMGALKAINESGKSEDIMVVGFDGQKEALELIKEGEYGATALNSPEELARLVVEAVVKHLDGEQVDKVIHTPAVLITKDNVDEYYDPDALF, from the coding sequence ATGAATAAATTGATCACCTTTTACATGGCAAGATCTCTTCTTGTGTTTTACCTGAGCTTCATCTCCCTTGGTTTCATTAGATGTGGTACCGGCACAGTTTCAGAAAAATCAAAAGACGCCGGCAAAGAGGCCGATACCATACAATACAGCATCAATCTGTCAGATATTAAAATCGGTTACGTGACCCCGTCTCTCAATGCTCCTTTTTATGTAGTATTATCTCAATACATTGAGGAATATTCGAAACGCTACGGGATGAATTTTGTGATGGCTGACGGGCAGGACGATATCATTCAGCAGATTACTTCCATGGAGGACTTGCTTACAACAGGAGTGGATGTTTTAATACTGAACCCACTCGATCATAAGGCTTTGGTCCCTGCCGTCAACTCCGCTGCGGAATCTGGTGTCCCTGTATTCATAGTAGACAGCCGCATTGACCCCGATGCCAAATATATTACCAGTGTTCAGGCATCCAATGAAGGCAATGGTGAATTGATAGGAGAATGGGTGGTTAATCAAATGTCCGGTAAAGATATTAATTTAGCCATGATAAGTGGTAGTCAGGGTAATCCCGTAGGCAGAGAAAAGAGGCTTGGTTTTGTCAGGGGGTTTGTAGAAACCCAGTTGATAACCCAGGGGAATGCTGATTTAAAAATTGTTTTCCAGGGTTGGGGTAACTGGACCCATATAGGTGGATTGGAAGCCATGGAAGATATTTTGGTATCCCATCCCAATGTCAATCTCCTGGTAGCTGAAAATGATGCAATGGGAATGGGCGCATTAAAAGCAATCAATGAATCAGGTAAATCGGAAGATATCATGGTGGTAGGTTTTGATGGTCAGAAGGAAGCGCTCGAGCTAATCAAGGAAGGAGAATACGGCGCAACTGCACTCAACAGTCCCGAGGAATTGGCCAGATTGGTGGTTGAAGCGGTTGTTAAACATTTGGATGGGGAACAGGTGGATAAAGTAATCCATACACCTGCCGTATTAATTACAAAAGATAATGTCGACGAATATTATGATCCCGACGCATTGTTTTAA